From one Nocardioides scoriae genomic stretch:
- a CDS encoding site-2 protease family protein, translated as MTTQGTEPGSDRPGGPARRAAYPPGTLRIGRVVGVDVLVRSSWLLVALLIAVLLAPRIEQVQPGLGALKYVAGVAFAVLLYLSVLLHEISHAVVAQRYGLGVRSITLHFLGGATEIDSETKTPGQEFMVAVVGPLTSIAVGLVALVLVPVTPDGLLRLAVEGLAGANLVVGVLNLVPGLPLDGGRVLRSLVWRLSGNMHRGTIAAAWGGRVAAALVLLWPLVARQLLLLPTDVFDYLMAFIIATFLWSGSTASLVSARLRRRLPALQARPLARRVVAVPDDLSVAEAVRRAQDAGAGGIVVHDREQRLTSVVSEKALTATPQERRPWVPVSAVARSAEAGLVLPADLTGEDLVRAMASTPAEEYVLVEPDGTIFGLLATTDVDRAFEENART; from the coding sequence GTGACGACGCAGGGGACCGAGCCCGGGAGCGACCGCCCGGGCGGACCCGCCCGCCGCGCGGCGTACCCCCCGGGGACGCTGCGCATCGGCCGCGTCGTCGGTGTCGACGTGCTGGTCCGCTCCTCGTGGCTCCTCGTGGCGCTGCTCATCGCCGTGCTGCTGGCCCCGCGGATCGAGCAGGTGCAGCCCGGCCTCGGCGCGCTGAAGTACGTCGCCGGCGTCGCCTTCGCGGTGCTGCTCTACCTCTCGGTGCTGCTCCACGAGATCAGCCACGCGGTGGTCGCCCAGCGCTACGGCCTAGGGGTGCGCTCGATCACGCTGCACTTCCTGGGCGGCGCGACCGAGATCGACTCCGAGACCAAGACCCCCGGCCAGGAGTTCATGGTCGCCGTCGTGGGGCCGCTGACCTCGATCGCCGTGGGCCTGGTCGCGTTGGTGCTGGTGCCCGTCACCCCCGACGGCCTGCTGCGATTGGCGGTGGAGGGCCTGGCCGGCGCCAACCTCGTGGTCGGCGTGCTCAACCTGGTGCCCGGGCTGCCGCTCGACGGCGGCCGGGTGCTGCGCTCCCTGGTCTGGCGGCTCTCGGGCAACATGCACCGCGGCACCATCGCCGCCGCCTGGGGCGGTCGGGTCGCGGCCGCGCTGGTGCTGCTGTGGCCGCTGGTGGCGCGCCAGCTGCTGCTGCTGCCGACCGACGTCTTCGACTACCTGATGGCCTTCATCATCGCCACCTTCCTGTGGTCCGGCTCGACGGCCTCGCTCGTCAGCGCCCGGCTGCGGCGCCGGCTGCCCGCCCTGCAGGCCCGGCCCCTGGCCCGGCGCGTGGTGGCCGTGCCCGACGACCTCTCGGTCGCGGAGGCGGTGCGTCGCGCGCAGGACGCCGGCGCCGGCGGCATCGTGGTCCACGACCGCGAGCAGCGGCTGACCTCCGTCGTCAGCGAGAAGGCCCTCACCGCCACCCCCCAGGAGCGCCGCCCCTGGGTCCCGGTCAGCGCCGTGGCCCGCAGCGCCGAGGCCGGGCTGGTGCTGCCGGCCGACCTGACCGGCGAGGACCTGGTGCGGGCCATGGCCAGCACCCCGGCCGAGGAGTACGTCCTCGTCGAGCCGGACGGCACCATCTTCGGCCTCCTGGCCACCACCGACGTCGACCGTGCCTTCGAGGAGAACGCCCGCACGTGA
- a CDS encoding tRNA (adenine-N1)-methyltransferase, whose product MRRGPLRAGEWIRLVDAKGRRHNICLEVGKTFHTNKGGLLHDDMIGRDEGFTLTSTNGGQYLVFRPLLSEFVVSMPRGAAVVYPKDAAQIVAMADIFPGARVVEAGAGSGALTCSLLRAVGPTGHLGSFERRPEFAEVAQRNVRQFFGAPEGTDHPAWTLTVGDLVEELGRHEAPGTVDRVVLDMLAPWECVDVVAEALTPGGIVVAYVATTTQLGRVVETLRAHGEFTEPQPWETLVRDWHVEGLAVRPGHKMNGHTGFLVTARRMAPGNPAPRKQRRPAPGAYGTDYDGPRPAGLAPTELE is encoded by the coding sequence GTGCGCCGCGGCCCGCTGCGCGCGGGCGAATGGATCCGCCTCGTGGACGCCAAGGGCCGGCGCCACAACATCTGCCTGGAGGTCGGCAAGACCTTCCACACCAACAAGGGCGGGCTGCTCCACGACGACATGATCGGCCGTGACGAGGGCTTCACCCTGACCTCGACCAACGGCGGCCAGTACCTCGTGTTCCGCCCGCTGCTGAGCGAGTTCGTGGTCTCGATGCCCCGCGGCGCGGCGGTGGTCTACCCCAAGGACGCCGCCCAGATCGTGGCGATGGCCGACATCTTCCCCGGCGCCCGCGTGGTCGAGGCCGGTGCCGGCTCCGGCGCCCTCACCTGCTCGCTGCTGCGCGCGGTCGGCCCGACCGGCCACCTCGGCTCCTTCGAGCGCCGCCCGGAGTTCGCCGAGGTCGCCCAGCGCAACGTCCGCCAGTTCTTCGGCGCCCCCGAGGGCACCGACCACCCGGCCTGGACGCTCACGGTCGGCGACCTGGTCGAGGAGCTCGGCCGCCACGAGGCGCCCGGCACCGTCGACCGGGTGGTGCTCGACATGCTCGCGCCCTGGGAGTGCGTCGACGTCGTGGCCGAGGCCCTCACCCCCGGCGGCATCGTGGTCGCCTACGTCGCCACCACCACCCAGCTGGGCCGCGTCGTGGAGACCCTGCGCGCCCACGGCGAGTTCACCGAGCCGCAGCCGTGGGAGACGCTCGTGCGCGACTGGCACGTCGAGGGCCTGGCCGTGCGCCCCGGCCACAAGATGAACGGCCACACCGGCTTCCTGGTCACCGCCCGCCGGATGGCCCCCGGCAACCCGGCGCCGCGCAAGCAGCGCCGTCCCGCCCCGGGCGCCTACGGCACCGACTACGACGGCCCGCGTCCCGCCGGCCTGGCGCCCACCGAGCTGGAGTGA
- the arc gene encoding proteasome ATPase, whose protein sequence is MPDPTDNSQSAAQLRHQVAFLEAEVVELRRRLADAPGSSRALDQRLVDTQRSLAAVTSQNERLASTLREARDQIITLKEEVDRLAQPPTGFGTFLQRNEDDSVDVFTGGRKLRVTVSPTVELDELTRGQEVMLNEALNVVAALEFEQVGEVVMFKELLADGDRVLVIANADEERVVRLAQPLREQKLRAGDSLLLDSKSGYVYEKVPKSEVEELVLEEVPDIDYSDIGGLFGQIETIRDAVELPYLHPDLFVEHELKAPKGVLLYGPPGCGKTLIAKAVANSLAKKVAAKTGQEGKSYFLNIKGPELLNKYVGETERHIRLVFQRAREKASEGTPVIVFFDEMDSLFRTRGSGVSSDVENTIVPQLLSEIDGVELLENVLVIGASNREDMIDPAILRPGRLDVKIKIERPDAESARDIFSKYLTARLPLHADDLAEFGGDRDATVAGMIRATVERMYTETEENRFLEVTYANGDKEVLYFKDFNSGAMIQNIVDRAKKMAIKDLLDLDQRGLRVQHLLQACVDEFKENEDLPNTTNPDDWARISGKKGERIVFIRTLITGKQGTEPGRSIDTVANTGQYL, encoded by the coding sequence ATGCCCGACCCGACGGACAACAGCCAGAGCGCAGCCCAGCTGCGCCACCAGGTCGCGTTCCTCGAGGCCGAGGTGGTCGAGCTGCGGCGTCGGCTCGCCGACGCCCCGGGCAGCAGCCGGGCCCTCGACCAGCGGCTCGTGGACACCCAGCGCTCGCTGGCCGCGGTGACCTCGCAGAACGAGCGCCTCGCCTCGACCCTGCGCGAGGCCCGCGACCAGATCATCACGCTCAAGGAGGAGGTCGACCGGCTCGCGCAGCCGCCGACCGGCTTCGGCACGTTCCTGCAGCGCAACGAGGACGACTCGGTCGACGTGTTCACCGGCGGCCGCAAGCTGCGGGTGACCGTGAGCCCCACCGTGGAGCTCGACGAGCTGACCCGCGGTCAGGAGGTCATGCTCAACGAGGCCCTCAACGTCGTGGCCGCGCTCGAGTTCGAGCAGGTCGGCGAGGTCGTGATGTTCAAGGAGCTGCTCGCCGACGGCGACCGGGTCCTGGTGATCGCCAACGCCGACGAGGAGCGCGTGGTGCGCCTGGCCCAGCCGCTGCGCGAGCAGAAGCTGCGTGCCGGTGACTCGCTGCTGCTCGACTCCAAGTCGGGCTACGTCTACGAGAAGGTGCCCAAGTCCGAGGTCGAGGAGCTCGTCCTGGAGGAGGTGCCCGACATCGACTACAGCGACATCGGCGGCCTCTTCGGCCAGATCGAGACCATCCGCGACGCGGTCGAGCTGCCCTACCTCCACCCCGACCTGTTCGTCGAGCACGAGCTCAAGGCGCCCAAGGGCGTGCTGCTCTACGGCCCGCCCGGCTGCGGCAAGACGCTCATCGCCAAGGCCGTGGCCAACAGCCTCGCCAAGAAGGTCGCGGCCAAGACCGGCCAGGAGGGGAAGTCCTACTTCCTCAACATCAAGGGCCCCGAGCTGCTCAACAAGTACGTCGGGGAGACCGAGCGCCACATCCGGCTGGTCTTCCAGCGGGCCCGCGAGAAGGCCTCCGAGGGCACGCCCGTCATCGTGTTCTTCGACGAGATGGACTCGCTGTTCCGCACCCGCGGCTCAGGGGTGTCCTCCGACGTGGAGAACACCATCGTCCCGCAGCTGCTGAGCGAGATCGACGGCGTCGAGCTGCTCGAGAACGTCCTGGTGATCGGCGCCTCCAACCGCGAGGACATGATCGACCCCGCGATCCTGCGGCCGGGCCGGCTCGACGTGAAGATCAAGATCGAGCGCCCCGACGCCGAGTCGGCGCGCGACATCTTCTCCAAGTACCTCACCGCCCGGCTGCCGCTGCACGCCGACGACCTGGCCGAGTTCGGCGGCGACCGCGACGCCACCGTGGCCGGGATGATCCGCGCGACCGTGGAGCGGATGTACACCGAGACCGAGGAGAACCGCTTCCTCGAGGTGACCTACGCCAACGGCGACAAGGAGGTCCTCTACTTCAAGGACTTCAACTCCGGCGCCATGATCCAGAACATCGTCGACCGCGCGAAGAAGATGGCGATCAAGGACCTCCTCGACCTCGACCAGCGCGGCCTGCGGGTGCAGCACCTGCTCCAGGCCTGCGTCGACGAGTTCAAGGAGAACGAGGACCTCCCCAACACCACCAACCCCGACGACTGGGCGCGGATCTCGGGCAAGAAGGGCGAGCGGATCGTGTTCATCCGCACGCTCATCACGGGCAAGCAGGGCACCGAGCCCGGCCGGTCCATCGACACCGTGGCCAACACCGGCCAGTACCTCTGA
- the dop gene encoding depupylase/deamidase Dop, with the protein MSVRRVMGTETEFGISVQGHPHANPMVASTRLVNAYASSTLKARRARWDFEEESPLRDARGFDMAREVADTSQLTDEDLGLANIILTNGARLYVDHAHPEYSAPECTNPMDVVLWDKAGEQVALDAARFASVGGEGDLLLYKNNTDNKGASYGAHENYLVRRSTPFGDIVRHLTPFFVSRQVFCGAGRVGRGQDGREDGFQLSQRADFFEVEVGLETTLKRPIINTRDEPHADPEKYRRLHVIIGDANLAETSTYLKVGTTAMVLSMIEDRFVTTDLRVSRSVASLKQVSHDASLTHLLEVGDGRRMTAIQLQWEYLHLAHRYVQERRGGQPDQPTKDLLACWERVLTTLERDPMELADELDWVAKLKLLESYRSRDGLDWSHAKLHLIDLQYADLRPEKGLYHRLVRLGRMKRLVDDAAVEQAMHEPPTDTRAYFRGRCLAQYPDDIAAASWDSVIFDLPGHESLQRVPTIDPLRGTRAHVGQLLDRHATATGLFEELTAR; encoded by the coding sequence ATGAGCGTCCGTCGGGTGATGGGCACCGAGACGGAGTTCGGGATCTCGGTCCAGGGGCACCCCCACGCGAACCCGATGGTGGCCAGCACCCGCCTGGTCAACGCCTACGCCTCCTCCACCCTCAAGGCCCGCCGCGCCCGCTGGGACTTCGAGGAGGAGTCGCCGCTGCGCGACGCCCGCGGCTTCGACATGGCCCGCGAGGTCGCCGACACCAGCCAGCTGACCGACGAGGACCTCGGGCTGGCCAACATCATCCTCACCAACGGGGCCCGGCTCTACGTCGACCACGCCCACCCGGAGTACTCCGCGCCCGAGTGCACCAACCCGATGGACGTCGTGCTGTGGGACAAGGCGGGGGAGCAGGTGGCGCTCGACGCCGCGCGCTTCGCCTCGGTCGGCGGCGAGGGCGACCTGCTGCTCTACAAGAACAACACCGACAACAAGGGCGCCTCCTACGGGGCCCACGAGAACTACCTGGTGCGCCGCTCGACGCCCTTCGGCGACATCGTGCGCCACCTGACCCCGTTCTTCGTCAGCCGACAGGTCTTCTGCGGGGCCGGTCGGGTGGGGCGGGGCCAGGACGGTCGCGAGGACGGCTTCCAGCTGAGCCAGCGCGCCGACTTCTTCGAGGTCGAGGTGGGGCTGGAGACCACCCTCAAGCGGCCCATCATCAACACCCGCGACGAGCCGCACGCCGACCCGGAGAAGTACCGCCGCCTCCACGTCATCATCGGCGACGCCAACCTCGCCGAGACCTCGACCTACCTCAAGGTCGGCACCACCGCGATGGTGCTCTCGATGATCGAGGACCGCTTCGTCACCACCGACCTGCGGGTGTCGCGGTCGGTGGCCTCGCTCAAGCAGGTCTCCCACGACGCGAGCCTGACCCACCTGCTCGAGGTCGGCGACGGCCGCCGGATGACTGCGATCCAGCTGCAGTGGGAGTACCTCCACCTCGCCCACCGCTACGTCCAGGAGCGGCGCGGCGGCCAGCCCGACCAGCCCACCAAGGACCTGCTGGCCTGCTGGGAGCGGGTGCTGACCACGCTGGAGCGCGACCCGATGGAGCTCGCCGACGAGCTCGACTGGGTGGCCAAGCTGAAGCTGCTGGAGTCCTACCGCAGCCGCGACGGCCTCGACTGGTCGCACGCCAAGCTCCACCTGATCGACCTGCAGTACGCCGACCTGCGCCCCGAGAAGGGGCTCTACCACCGCCTGGTGCGGCTGGGCCGGATGAAGCGGCTGGTCGACGACGCCGCGGTCGAGCAGGCGATGCACGAGCCGCCGACCGACACCCGGGCCTACTTCCGCGGGCGCTGCCTGGCGCAGTACCCCGACGACATCGCGGCCGCCTCGTGGGACTCGGTCATCTTCGACCTGCCCGGCCACGAGTCCCTCCAGCGGGTGCCCACCATCGACCCGCTGCGCGGCACCCGCGCCCACGTCGGTCAGCTCCTCGACCGCCACGCCACCGCCACGGGCCTGTTCGAGGAGCTCACCGCACGCTGA
- a CDS encoding ubiquitin-like protein Pup produces MAQEHKQPRKSHDEEEPVDGAPAPAESVSERKDQLDDDIDAILEDIDDVLETNAEDFVKSFIQKGGQ; encoded by the coding sequence ATGGCTCAGGAGCACAAGCAGCCGCGCAAGTCCCACGACGAGGAGGAGCCGGTCGACGGCGCTCCGGCTCCCGCGGAGTCGGTGAGCGAGCGCAAGGACCAGCTCGACGACGACATCGACGCGATCCTGGAGGACATCGACGACGTGCTCGAGACCAACGCCGAGGACTTCGTGAAGTCCTTCATCCAGAAGGGCGGTCAGTGA
- the prcB gene encoding proteasome subunit beta, giving the protein MNDARLPQAYLTPGTSSFAEFVASVNPDLLPSRRAVPAGDASTLAPHGTTIVAATFAGGVVIAGDRRATMGNVIAQRDIEKVFPADEYSAVGIAGTAGLAIEMVRLFQTELEHYEKIEGTTLSMDGKANRLSALIRNNLGLAMQGLAVVPLFAGFDLAHEIGRIFSYDVTGGRYEETAFHAVGSGSVFARGALKKLYRDDLTQDQTVTAVVQALYDAADDDSATGGPDLARRIFPIVSVITADGHVRLTQDEVAVVADRVVAGRMQRPDGPAAALL; this is encoded by the coding sequence GTGAACGACGCCCGACTTCCCCAGGCCTACCTGACCCCGGGCACGTCCTCGTTCGCCGAGTTCGTCGCGTCCGTCAACCCCGACCTGCTGCCCTCGCGCCGCGCCGTCCCGGCGGGTGACGCCTCGACGCTGGCGCCCCACGGCACCACGATCGTGGCCGCCACCTTCGCCGGCGGCGTCGTCATCGCCGGCGACCGCCGCGCCACCATGGGCAACGTCATCGCCCAGCGCGACATCGAGAAGGTGTTCCCGGCCGACGAGTACTCCGCGGTCGGCATCGCCGGCACCGCCGGGCTGGCCATCGAGATGGTCCGGCTGTTCCAGACCGAGCTCGAGCACTACGAGAAGATCGAGGGCACCACGCTCTCGATGGACGGCAAGGCCAACCGGCTCTCGGCGCTGATCCGCAACAACCTCGGCCTGGCGATGCAGGGCCTGGCCGTGGTGCCGCTCTTCGCGGGCTTCGACCTCGCCCACGAGATCGGCCGGATCTTCTCCTACGACGTCACCGGCGGACGCTACGAGGAGACCGCCTTCCACGCGGTGGGCTCCGGTTCGGTGTTCGCCCGGGGGGCGCTGAAGAAGCTCTACCGCGACGACCTGACCCAGGACCAGACCGTGACGGCCGTGGTCCAGGCGCTCTACGACGCCGCCGACGACGACTCGGCCACCGGCGGCCCCGACCTGGCCCGCCGGATCTTCCCGATCGTCTCGGTCATCACCGCCGACGGGCACGTCCGCCTCACCCAGGACGAGGTCGCCGTCGTGGCCGACCGCGTCGTGGCCGGGCGGATGCAGCGGCCCGACGGCCCGGCCGCCGCCCTGCTGTGA
- the prcA gene encoding proteasome subunit alpha, translating to MSMPFYVSPEQLMKDRADFARKGIARGRSVAVVRYADGILFVSENPSAALHKVSEIYDRIAFAAVGRYNEFENLRIAGVRLADMRGYSYDRRDVTGRGLANAYAQTLGTIFSSGGEKPYEIEIFVAEVGDAVSDDQVFRLTFDGQVVEEHDYAVMGGAAESVTTYLRERYQPGLSRDEALRLTVAALGHNDSGDRTIPAGDLEVAVLDRTRFQERKFKRLTAATLTGLLAPEPAAGAADGAADGGDPAPTAPSISPGEEPPVAP from the coding sequence ATGAGCATGCCGTTCTACGTCTCGCCCGAGCAGCTGATGAAGGACCGGGCCGACTTCGCCCGCAAGGGCATCGCCCGCGGTCGCTCGGTGGCCGTGGTGCGCTACGCCGACGGCATCCTGTTCGTCTCGGAGAACCCCTCGGCGGCCCTGCACAAGGTCAGCGAGATCTACGACCGGATCGCGTTCGCCGCCGTGGGGCGCTACAACGAGTTCGAGAACCTCCGCATCGCCGGGGTGCGGCTGGCGGACATGCGCGGCTACTCCTACGACCGGCGTGACGTGACGGGCCGCGGGCTGGCCAACGCCTACGCCCAGACGCTCGGCACGATCTTCTCCAGCGGCGGCGAGAAGCCCTACGAGATCGAGATCTTCGTCGCCGAGGTGGGCGACGCGGTCTCCGACGACCAGGTCTTCCGCCTCACCTTCGACGGCCAGGTCGTCGAGGAGCACGACTACGCCGTCATGGGCGGTGCCGCGGAGTCGGTCACCACCTACCTGCGCGAGCGCTACCAGCCCGGGCTGAGCCGCGACGAGGCGCTGCGGCTCACCGTGGCGGCGCTGGGCCACAACGACAGCGGCGACCGCACCATCCCCGCCGGCGACCTCGAGGTGGCGGTCCTGGACCGCACCCGCTTCCAGGAGCGCAAGTTCAAGCGGCTCACGGCCGCGACCCTCACCGGGCTGCTCGCCCCGGAGCCCGCGGCCGGTGCCGCGGACGGTGCCGCGGACGGGGGCGACCCGGCGCCGACGGCGCCCTCGATCTCACCCGGCGAGGAACCTCCCGTCGCGCCCTGA
- the pafA gene encoding Pup--protein ligase gives MDRRIFGIENEYGVTCTFKGQRRLSPDEVARYLFRKVVSWGRSSNVFLANGARLYLDVGSHPEYATPECDDVVDLVTHDKAGERILEGLLVDAERRLRDEGISGDVYLFKNNTDSAGNSYGCHENYLVSRHGEFSRLADVLIPFLVTRQIICGAGKVTQTPRGATYSVSQRAEHIWEGVSSATTRSRPIINTRDEPHADAERFRRLHVIVGDSNMSETTTLLKVASCDLVLRMIEEGVVMRDLTMENPIRAIREISHDMTGQRKVRLANGREASVLEIQGEYLSRARDFVDRRELRTPVIDQVLDLWERSLKAVDSGDLSLVDREIDWVIKWKLIERYRLKHGLPLGHPRIAQLDLAYHDIHRDRGLYYLLEKRGAVTRVTDDLATFRAKSVPPQTTRARLRGNFIKKAQERRRDFTVDWVHLKLNDQAQRTVLCKDPFRAADERVERLIEGM, from the coding sequence GTGGACCGGCGAATCTTCGGCATCGAGAACGAGTACGGCGTCACGTGCACGTTCAAGGGGCAGCGACGGCTGTCCCCCGACGAGGTCGCGCGCTACCTGTTCCGCAAGGTGGTCAGCTGGGGCCGCTCCAGCAACGTGTTCCTCGCCAACGGCGCCCGGCTCTACCTCGACGTCGGCAGCCACCCCGAGTACGCCACCCCGGAGTGCGACGACGTCGTCGACCTGGTCACCCACGACAAGGCGGGGGAGCGGATCCTCGAGGGCCTGCTCGTCGACGCCGAGCGCCGGCTGCGCGACGAGGGCATCTCGGGCGACGTCTACCTGTTCAAGAACAACACCGACTCGGCCGGCAACTCCTACGGCTGCCACGAGAACTACCTGGTCAGCCGGCACGGCGAGTTCAGCCGCCTCGCCGACGTCCTGATCCCGTTCCTGGTGACCCGCCAGATCATCTGCGGGGCCGGCAAGGTCACCCAGACGCCGCGCGGCGCGACGTACTCCGTGAGCCAGCGTGCCGAGCACATCTGGGAGGGCGTCTCGAGCGCCACCACCCGGTCGCGGCCGATCATCAACACCCGCGACGAGCCGCACGCCGACGCCGAGCGCTTCCGCCGGCTGCACGTCATCGTGGGCGACTCCAACATGAGCGAGACCACCACCCTGCTCAAGGTGGCCAGCTGCGACCTCGTGCTGCGGATGATCGAGGAGGGCGTGGTGATGCGCGACCTCACCATGGAGAACCCCATCCGGGCGATCCGCGAGATCTCCCACGACATGACCGGGCAGCGCAAGGTGCGCCTGGCCAACGGCCGCGAGGCCAGCGTGCTCGAGATCCAGGGGGAGTACCTCTCCCGGGCTCGCGACTTCGTCGACCGCCGCGAGCTCCGCACGCCGGTCATCGACCAGGTCCTCGACCTGTGGGAGCGCAGCCTCAAGGCCGTGGACTCCGGCGACCTCTCGCTGGTCGACCGCGAGATCGACTGGGTCATCAAGTGGAAGCTCATCGAGCGCTACCGCCTCAAGCACGGCCTGCCGCTGGGTCACCCGCGGATCGCCCAGCTCGACCTGGCCTACCACGACATCCACCGCGACCGCGGTCTCTACTACCTGCTGGAGAAGCGCGGGGCGGTCACCCGGGTGACCGACGACCTCGCGACCTTCCGTGCCAAGTCCGTGCCGCCGCAGACCACGCGTGCGCGGCTGCGCGGCAACTTCATCAAGAAGGCCCAGGAGCGGCGTCGCGACTTCACCGTCGACTGGGTGCACCTCAAGCTCAACGACCAGGCGCAGCGCACCGTGCTGTGCAAGGACCCCTTCCGCGCCGCCGACGAGCGGGTGGAACGACTGATCGAGGGAATGTGA
- a CDS encoding FKBP-type peptidyl-prolyl cis-trans isomerase, which yields MRRPTAVLTCALLLAVASACGGGGSDGDQQESSPEVRSAVEVSGDFGAEPEVTVDAPLEVSTSESWTTSEGDGDTVGNASTAILQLTLVDGRTGKTAVSTASKGQAPIEVALGSQQIFPSVVKALVGQKAGSRVVVASTSDDTYGANGNPQIGIKGGDPVVIVADVLSTDPTDVLDGPDGTAVTPPRNAPRVVEKGGVPVSITMPKGKKPTKLQVITLEKGDGPAIAAADRVSVDYLGQVWSPKATKPFDQSYDGDPATFSIGLSRVIKAWDQGLVGVTEGSRVLLVCPPGLAYGKAAQGDDIPAGSTLVFVIDVLGVG from the coding sequence TTGCGTCGCCCCACTGCCGTGCTGACGTGTGCCCTGCTGCTGGCGGTCGCCAGCGCCTGCGGGGGCGGCGGCTCCGACGGTGACCAGCAGGAGTCCTCGCCCGAGGTGCGCAGCGCCGTCGAGGTGAGCGGCGACTTCGGTGCCGAGCCCGAGGTCACCGTGGACGCGCCGCTCGAGGTCTCCACCAGCGAGTCCTGGACCACCTCCGAGGGCGACGGCGACACCGTCGGCAACGCCTCGACGGCGATCCTGCAGCTCACCCTGGTCGACGGCCGCACCGGCAAGACCGCGGTCAGCACCGCCTCGAAGGGCCAGGCGCCGATCGAGGTGGCGCTGGGCAGCCAGCAGATCTTCCCCTCCGTGGTCAAGGCCCTGGTGGGCCAGAAGGCCGGCAGCCGGGTGGTGGTGGCCTCGACCTCCGACGACACCTACGGCGCCAACGGCAACCCCCAGATCGGCATCAAGGGCGGTGACCCCGTCGTGATCGTCGCCGACGTGCTCTCGACCGACCCCACCGACGTGCTCGACGGCCCCGACGGCACGGCCGTCACGCCGCCGCGCAACGCGCCCCGGGTCGTGGAGAAGGGCGGTGTCCCGGTCTCGATCACGATGCCGAAGGGCAAGAAGCCCACCAAGCTGCAGGTGATCACCCTGGAGAAGGGCGACGGCCCGGCCATCGCGGCCGCCGACCGCGTCAGCGTCGACTACCTCGGACAGGTCTGGTCGCCCAAGGCCACCAAGCCGTTCGACCAGTCCTACGACGGCGACCCGGCGACCTTCTCGATCGGGCTCAGCCGGGTCATCAAGGCCTGGGACCAGGGCCTGGTCGGGGTCACCGAGGGCTCGCGCGTGCTGCTGGTCTGCCCGCCCGGGCTCGCCTACGGCAAGGCTGCGCAGGGTGACGACATCCCGGCGGGCTCCACGCTCGTGTTCGTCATCGACGTCCTGGGCGTCGGCTGA
- a CDS encoding helix-turn-helix transcriptional regulator, which produces MANPKSERLLNLVILLLVARNYTTKEQIRELMEPYRESSTEAFDRMFERDKDELRALGIPLETGYVDKFFEDEQGYRIKRDAFELPPVDFSAEEVAVLGLAARVWRHAGLASATSDALVKLRAAGLSFDREQLDRVQPTLAAEEPAFEDMWRATVERTPVRFDYRRAGQQGSSTRHVQPWGVVTAQGRWYVVGHDLDRGGPRMFRLSRVDSAVVVEGAPGSYTVPPGTDLRALSGSLTPVQPEHTAVVLARTGAAVGLRRSAEVTATGVTGPDGGDEWDRLALRYGSREDVAGDLLGYADAVVVESPADLRTLVRDRLLALAGDSW; this is translated from the coding sequence GTGGCGAACCCCAAGTCCGAGCGGCTGCTCAACCTGGTGATCCTGCTGCTGGTGGCGCGCAACTACACCACCAAGGAGCAGATCCGCGAGCTCATGGAGCCCTACCGGGAGAGCAGCACGGAGGCCTTCGACCGCATGTTCGAGCGCGACAAGGACGAGCTCCGCGCCCTCGGCATCCCGCTGGAGACCGGCTACGTCGACAAGTTCTTCGAGGACGAGCAGGGCTACCGCATCAAGCGGGACGCCTTCGAGCTGCCCCCGGTCGACTTCAGCGCCGAGGAGGTGGCGGTGCTGGGCCTCGCGGCGCGGGTGTGGCGCCACGCCGGGCTGGCGTCCGCGACCTCGGACGCCCTGGTCAAGCTGCGGGCCGCCGGGCTCAGCTTCGACCGCGAGCAGCTCGACCGCGTGCAGCCGACCCTCGCCGCCGAGGAGCCGGCCTTCGAGGACATGTGGCGCGCCACGGTGGAGCGCACCCCGGTCCGCTTCGACTACCGCCGCGCCGGTCAGCAGGGCAGCAGCACCCGCCACGTGCAGCCGTGGGGCGTGGTGACCGCCCAGGGCCGGTGGTACGTCGTGGGGCACGACCTCGACCGCGGCGGACCCCGGATGTTCCGGCTCAGCCGGGTCGACTCGGCGGTCGTCGTCGAGGGCGCCCCGGGCTCCTACACCGTCCCGCCCGGCACCGACCTGCGCGCGCTCTCGGGCTCCCTCACCCCGGTGCAGCCCGAGCACACGGCCGTGGTGCTGGCCCGCACCGGCGCCGCGGTCGGCCTGCGCCGCAGCGCCGAGGTGACGGCCACCGGCGTCACCGGCCCCGACGGGGGAGACGAGTGGGACCGGCTGGCGCTGCGCTACGGCTCGCGCGAGGACGTCGCCGGCGACCTCCTGGGGTACGCCGACGCGGTGGTCGTCGAGTCGCCCGCCGACCTGCGCACGCTGGTCCGCGACCGGCTGCTCGCCCTCGCGGGGGACTCGTGGTGA